In Glycine max cultivar Williams 82 chromosome 7, Glycine_max_v4.0, whole genome shotgun sequence, a single window of DNA contains:
- the LOC100810805 gene encoding UPF0481 protein At3g47200 translates to MDQTQNESGWMHSIKVTLGSLDHREVKSFISSIPCVSSKLRKSNEEAYSPKFVSIGPLYRGTSSHLLAMEEHKWRYMLALLHRTQNPVSTLDECGTVILGLDDAVRASYGGNIKYETHELAKIMLLDGSFLLELLLRCAPPNMVPQIPKEDNHNNGSSSDPILGHKEVFLSILTDFTLLENQMPFFVLKTLARMLFPNVFTSEADHLVADLTLSLFSYPLIRCPSVAHFLHLMHLSSIVDEGQKVKQAQQELKRCATRLRAAGVTIRKVERHSKLVNWFGFDIRFSKGVLEIPPLHVVDTTEVYLRNFIAWEQSRIGINRQFTSYALFLRGLMCSVQDIELLVENGVLVKGTKISNRDLLTLFGTITKGVDQMDNSYSKLCEDLNAYSAVNPLRKFPILMLHCCNLCVECIRYSCKHSYKILIRDHIPNVWKLIGIVVAAALLALTIMQTYYSARG, encoded by the coding sequence ATGGACCAAACTCAAAATGAGTCTGGTTGGATGCATTCTATCAAAGTGACACTAGGATCTCTAGATCACAGAGAGGTTAAGTCCTTCATAAGCAGCATCCCTTGTGTTTCAAGCAAGCTTAGAAAATCAAATGAGGAAGCTTATTCACCAAAGTTTGTCAGCATTGGACCCTTATACAGAGGAACAAGTAGCCACCTTCTGGCCATGGAAGAGCACAAATGGCGTTACATGCTGGCTCTCCTTCATAGAACTCAAAATCCAGTTTCAACCTTGGATGAATGTGGCACTGTCATTCTAGGCTTGGACGATGCAGTTCGTGCAAGCTATGGAGGTAACATCAAATATGAAACTCATGAGCTAGCCAAAATAATGTTACTTGATGGCTCCTTCTTGCTAGAACTTCTTCTTAGATGCGCACCACCAAACATGGTTCCTCAAATTCCAAAAGAAGATAACCATAATAATGGTTCTTCTTCAGATCCAATACTAGGACACAAAGAGGTGTTTTTATCTATTCTCACCGATTTCACTCTACTAGAGAACCAAATGCCCTTTTTTGTTCTCAAGACATTGGCTAGGATGCTTTTTCCCAATGTCTTCACAAGTGAAGCTGATCACCTTGTTGCTGATCTCACACTGTCTCTCTTCAGCTACCCTTTGATCCGGTGTCCTAGCGTGGCGCATTTTCTTCACCTCATGCACTTGTCCTCCATTGTTGATGAGGGACAAAAGGTGAAACAAGCTCAGCAAGAGCTTAAGCGTTGCGCGACAAGGCTTAGAGCTGCTGGTGTAACAATTAGGAAAGTTGAGAGACACAGCAAGTTGGTTAACTGGTTTGGCTTTGACATAAGATTTTCCAAAGGGGTGCTTGAAATTCCACCACTTCATGTAGTTGACACAACTGAGGTCTATTTGAGGAACTTCATTGCATGGGAGCAAAGTAGAATTGGCATCAACAGGCAATTCACTTCTTATGCTTTGTTTCTTAGAGGCTTGATGTGTTCTGTGCAAGATATTGAGCTGCTTGTGGAAAATGGTGTTTTGGTGAAAGGTACTAAGATCAGCAACAGAGATTTGCTCACTTTGTTTGGCACAATCACAAAGGGAGTGGACCAAATGGACAATAGTTACAGCAAACTTTGTGAGGACTTGAATGCTTACTCAGCAGTGAACCCCTTGAGGAAGTTCCCTATACTGATGTTGCATTGTTGCAACCTTTGTGTAGAATGCATCAGATACTCTTGCAAACACAGCTATAAAATCTTGATTAGAGATCATATCCCAAATGTGTGGAAATTGATAGGGATTGTGGTAGCTGCTGCTCTGCTTGCTCTTACCATTATGCAAACCTACTATTCAGCCCGTGGCTAA